From a region of the Fusobacterium sp. IOR10 genome:
- a CDS encoding bifunctional dihydroorotate dehydrogenase B NAD binding subunit/NADPH-dependent glutamate synthase, which yields MFKILKKEWLSEKICLMEIEAKKLSSSAKPGQFLIVKINEFGERIPLTICDYDKIKGTVTIVFFVVGKSTEEMAKLEEGNYFQDVVGPLGRESEFLHENIEELKDKKVLFIAGGVGTAPIYPQVKWFNENGLKADVIIGAKTKDVVILEDRMKKVAENVYIATDDGTYGYKGLVTNVLDDLIKNKGKHYDYVVAIGPMIMMKFVCIKTKEYNIPTVVSLNTLMVDGTGMCGACRVRIGNEIKFACVDGPEFDGHKVDFDEAMRRQLMYKTQEGRDSLVKEDGATHSADDCPMGHDHEDHEEIQVENIKKPKGRVPAREQDPKVRATNFKEVTYGYNLQEAMEEASRCLNCKNPLCVLGCPVSIDIPGFIQEVKKGNIKEAGKILMKYTSLPAVCGRVCPQEVQCEGKCILGIKGEPVAIGKLEKFVGDYMLNNPIDIEVLEKNNKKVAVVGSGPAGLTVAGDLAKIGYDVTIFEALHKTGGVLTYGIPEFRLPKDDVVQREIENIKKLGVKISTNEIIGRTTIIEKLLDKEGFQAVFIGSGAGLPRFMNIPGENLNGVFSANEFLTRVNLMKAYKEEYRTPVRIGKKVAVIGGGNVAMDSVRTGKRLGAEAHIVYRRSEQDFPARLEEVHHAKEEGVIIDELTLPKEILGDKDGNVIGMRCIRTRLGEKDASGRASFIEVENSEFIMDVDTVIMALGTSSNTLIPSTTKNLEINKWNGIIADDNGQTSRAGIFAGGDAVSGAATVILAMGAGKKAAVAIDEYIQSKK from the coding sequence ATGTTTAAAATACTAAAAAAAGAATGGTTAAGTGAAAAGATATGTCTTATGGAAATAGAGGCTAAAAAACTATCCTCTTCTGCTAAACCAGGACAATTTCTAATTGTTAAAATAAACGAGTTTGGAGAGAGAATACCTTTAACTATTTGTGATTATGATAAAATTAAAGGAACAGTTACTATAGTTTTCTTTGTAGTGGGGAAAAGTACAGAGGAAATGGCAAAATTAGAAGAGGGAAATTATTTCCAAGATGTTGTGGGACCCCTTGGAAGAGAAAGCGAGTTCTTACATGAAAATATTGAAGAACTAAAGGACAAAAAAGTTTTATTTATAGCTGGTGGAGTTGGAACTGCTCCAATTTATCCTCAAGTAAAATGGTTCAATGAAAATGGATTAAAGGCAGATGTTATAATAGGAGCTAAAACTAAAGATGTAGTTATATTGGAAGATAGAATGAAAAAAGTTGCAGAAAATGTTTACATTGCAACTGATGATGGAACTTATGGATATAAGGGACTAGTAACAAATGTATTAGATGACCTTATTAAAAACAAAGGAAAACACTATGACTATGTTGTTGCAATAGGTCCTATGATAATGATGAAATTTGTATGTATAAAAACAAAGGAATACAACATTCCAACTGTTGTAAGTTTAAATACATTAATGGTTGATGGAACAGGAATGTGTGGAGCTTGTAGAGTTAGGATAGGAAATGAAATAAAATTTGCCTGTGTTGATGGGCCAGAATTTGATGGACACAAGGTTGACTTTGATGAGGCAATGAGAAGACAATTAATGTATAAAACTCAAGAGGGAAGAGATTCTTTAGTTAAAGAAGATGGAGCTACTCACTCAGCAGATGATTGCCCAATGGGACATGATCATGAAGATCATGAAGAAATACAAGTTGAAAACATTAAAAAACCAAAGGGAAGAGTTCCTGCAAGGGAGCAAGATCCAAAAGTAAGAGCAACTAATTTTAAAGAAGTTACCTATGGGTATAATTTACAAGAGGCAATGGAAGAAGCTTCTAGATGTCTAAATTGTAAAAATCCCCTATGTGTTTTAGGATGTCCTGTTTCAATAGATATTCCTGGATTTATCCAAGAGGTTAAAAAGGGAAATATTAAAGAGGCTGGAAAAATTCTAATGAAATATACTTCTCTTCCTGCAGTTTGTGGTAGAGTTTGTCCACAGGAAGTTCAATGTGAAGGAAAATGTATACTAGGAATAAAAGGGGAACCTGTAGCAATAGGTAAGTTAGAAAAATTTGTAGGGGATTATATGTTAAATAACCCTATAGACATAGAAGTTTTAGAAAAAAATAATAAAAAAGTTGCAGTTGTTGGTAGTGGTCCTGCAGGGTTAACAGTTGCTGGAGATTTGGCTAAAATAGGTTATGATGTGACAATTTTTGAAGCTTTACACAAAACTGGTGGAGTTTTAACATATGGTATACCTGAATTTAGATTGCCAAAGGATGATGTTGTTCAAAGGGAAATAGAAAATATTAAAAAACTAGGAGTTAAAATTTCAACAAATGAAATAATAGGAAGAACAACTATTATTGAAAAACTTTTAGATAAAGAAGGTTTTCAAGCTGTATTCATAGGTAGTGGAGCAGGACTTCCTAGATTTATGAATATACCTGGGGAAAACTTAAATGGAGTTTTTTCTGCAAACGAATTTTTAACTAGAGTAAACTTAATGAAAGCATACAAGGAGGAATATAGAACACCAGTAAGAATAGGTAAAAAAGTAGCAGTTATTGGTGGAGGAAATGTTGCAATGGATTCTGTTAGAACTGGTAAAAGACTAGGTGCAGAGGCTCACATTGTATATAGAAGAAGTGAACAGGATTTCCCAGCTAGATTAGAGGAAGTTCATCATGCAAAGGAAGAGGGAGTTATAATTGATGAATTAACTTTACCAAAGGAAATTCTAGGGGACAAAGATGGAAATGTAATTGGAATGAGATGTATTAGAACAAGACTTGGGGAAAAGGATGCCTCAGGAAGAGCTTCATTTATTGAAGTTGAAAATTCAGAATTTATAATGGATGTGGATACTGTAATAATGGCTTTGGGAACTTCTTCAAATACATTAATCCCTTCTACAACTAAGAATTTAGAGATTAATAAATGGAATGGAATAATTGCTGATGATAATGGACAAACTTCAAGAGCTGGAATATTTGCAGGGGGAGACGCAGTTTCAGGTGCAGCAACAGTTATTCTTGCAATGGGAGCTGGTAAAAAAGCAGCAGTTGCAATAGATGAATATATACAATCAAAAAAATAA